The proteins below are encoded in one region of Geothermobacter hydrogeniphilus:
- a CDS encoding cold-shock protein, with product MAEGTVKWFNEAKGFGFIEQDNGPDVFVHFSQIEGDGFKTLAENERVSFDVTEGQKGPQASGVRKI from the coding sequence ATGGCTGAAGGTACCGTGAAGTGGTTCAACGAAGCGAAGGGTTTCGGTTTCATCGAGCAGGACAATGGCCCGGACGTTTTCGTTCACTTTTCCCAGATCGAAGGTGACGGCTTCAAGACTCTCGCCGAAAACGAGCGCGTGAGCTTTGATGTCACCGAAGGGCAGAAAGGCCCTCAGGCCAGCGGCGTGCGCAAAATCTGA